Genomic window (Blastocatellia bacterium):
ATAAGCGGTGGGATTCGGGTGAGGGATGCGGAGCGGGTTCTCTCTGGTCATTTATAGGATTCGGAGGGGCAAGCGCATGAGCACGCGAAATTTAAATTTAAATGAAGATGATTGCTTCGAAATCGGTGGGGAGAGCCTCCTTCCGACCCCCACCTCGATTTCTGGAGCGGATAAGCAGCTTGGCGACCAGGGTAGCAGACCGGACGAAGTTCTCGATGACATCCGGGTGCGTATCAGCACACTTCTCAAAGCAGAGACCGTCTCTCTGCTCCTCGGTGCGGGTGCGTCGGTATGTTGCGGAGGCCAGTTAATTGGTTCTGTTCCCCCAGCCGTCGAGCAAAAGTTGTATGAACAATGCGAAGCGGAAATTGGGAAGCAACAGGTTCCGCAATGGCTCAAGGTCTTCTACCTAGCCGTGCGAGCCTGTGGTGCCCAAAACAGCCCCCGCACCGAAGAGGAGATAAGGGAGCGTCTCCAGCGAGTTAGCAGAAATGAGGCGGACAAACTCAACGCGAACTTCGAAAAGGTGCTGACGCAGCTTTACCGTTGGCGATCGGCTTTACCAGAGGCCGGTGGGCGGCTGCAAATTGATCAACCACTCACGCTTGATACCACTGCCAGAGACCTCGATGAAGCGCTTCAGCACGCAACCCGAGCTTTGGCATCTACATGCGTTCTTCCCGTTGTGGGGAAGGAAGATGGCCTTGGGTATTACAGAATCCTACTTCGTAAGTTGCTGACGCGCCCATTGAACCTCAAGCGCGTAAACATCTTCACGCTTAACTACGACACACTCGTCGAGCAGGCGGCCGACGCCGAAGGCATAGTTCTTCTGGATGGGTTTGTCGGGACCTTGCACCGTGTGTTTCGCCCTGAGAGTTACGAGCAAGACCTGTACTTCCCGGCCGAGACCACTGAAGGCCGCGTTCACCGCTACGACCGTGTGCTGCACTTGTATAAACTCCACGGTTCGATCACATGGAAGGCGTGCGAACCCACCATTGACAACCCTTACGGCGTTCAGTCGGTGCCGTTCGATCCGAGCGGCGCGGAGTCTCTCCTTATCTATCCCACACCGGCCAAGTATGGCGAGACACTGGGTCTTCCCTACTCAGAAATGTTTCGCCGGTTTGCCGCGAGCGTCGTCCGTCCGCAGTCGGTCTTAATCG
Coding sequences:
- a CDS encoding SIR2 family protein encodes the protein MSTRNLNLNEDDCFEIGGESLLPTPTSISGADKQLGDQGSRPDEVLDDIRVRISTLLKAETVSLLLGAGASVCCGGQLIGSVPPAVEQKLYEQCEAEIGKQQVPQWLKVFYLAVRACGAQNSPRTEEEIRERLQRVSRNEADKLNANFEKVLTQLYRWRSALPEAGGRLQIDQPLTLDTTARDLDEALQHATRALASTCVLPVVGKEDGLGYYRILLRKLLTRPLNLKRVNIFTLNYDTLVEQAADAEGIVLLDGFVGTLHRVFRPESYEQDLYFPAETTEGRVHRYDRVLHLYKLHGSITWKACEPTIDNPYGVQSVPFDPSGAESLLIYPTPAKYGETLGLPYSEMFRRFAASVVRPQSVLIVIGYGFGDEHVNAIIRQALAVPSFILLIATPSASSDFVKTLREQRDRRVWIAKGPSIGTFAGFVEYLLPDLRDEEIRKKVLETHRALSKTMPLQGDSDGK